The DNA window ccaatgcccgacgaatacgggggatccagccgtgggcgccgtcggccgcaagggacgaaggcggcgaagacggttagagcgaggaagggccgaggcaaatcaagccagtcggcctcgggatcgggctcgcggggaggctcggacacacttatggtggcgtacatgaccgccacaatggcggacacttcccgcttctcgtacgcccaattcacggcctggtggaacggaattgtgtatatggcatcacaacttggccttccgactccccctcaacctcgaccgcctccggaggatgattcgccggcggagtagtttttttattttcccacgtttaattgtgtgttttttattttgtgttttttatgtttttaggattttaattgtgtgcttttttttattttttttaagtttaagttgaatttttttttaatattgtgtgttttttaataaagtgtgtttatttaaattgaattgggttggaaataaaaaaaaatgaaattgaatgaatagtaatttaagtaacggttaaggaacgaagggttgcaggttccgttccttagttaaggaatggagtaaaaaagtacagtggggccctcaaatagtggtttaaggaacggtataggaacggtataggaacagcgttgtggatggtcttactaCATTTTGTTTTGGGATTTTATACCAATGAGTTTGGAATCGTGATAATGATACCAGTAACATTAACATCTTAAAATATTAACTAGTCTAAAATgaggaaaataaaatgaatgacTATGAGtctatgtgaatatgggggAGAGACGCCGGAATTTGCAGCTCCTTTTAATAAGGTTATGAATTAATAAATCCTAATAATaaactaattatttttaatttagataGTAACGATAGTTATGAATTAATAATCCTAATTAACTATTCATTAAATTCTAATTAACTataataaatagtagtaataaattatattaaaaaaattcttaaaCGAGTTTCACGCCTGACGCATGCATGTATAAATTATTAAAGCAcctttttttggcaaaaaaggAGCTTTAAAAGCCTGAAACTGACATTATAGAATCCAAAATGGGGTCTTCGTTATCTACTTTTGTCGGAAAAGTTATGCGAAGTCagtttaatttattcaattaatctTTTGAACGTAGCAGGAAATGAAAATTTATAGTAGAAACTTGTGACAAGGAATACATGCACTAGCTGCAACTATATACTCATCTAATCCGTCAAATAAGAATTGTTACACTTTTTTTCCATAAAAATGTtatatttcttcttttttttaaatactatttcacaataataaatattattttctctctccctacttaaaacttaaaacaacatttcttaaaattttgtATAATTAACCAAGTGTGTCATTTATTATGTGACGGATAGAGCACTAAAATATAGGACGTCAGTTCAATCCGAATTCAATGGACTAGTCAATTAGCTCATAAAATTATAGAGTTAGAGCattcacatccatgctcttgccaaagagcatggatgtgggttcggatccacttttattcattttttactttatgcTATTTGGCAAGAGCataacacccacatccatgttcttccgcaagagcatgctcaagagtcccactattctattattcaatttaaataaaaacatttccacaatattaaaatacattaaaaatacccaaaatactaatacaaattactaaaaaataaaaaattacataattaaaaccctaaaatttaaaaatttcataattaaagtcctaaaaatttaaaaatacataattaaaatcctaaaaattttaaattacataattaaattcataaaattaaaaaaactatagatgtgaaaaatggatgatgaatgtctgtatttatagatgattttcgtatttaaaaaatttaaaaaaattcaaaaaaaacagtaataaaacggctatatttttggaaactatatatatatatatatatatatatggtattattttcgatattttttaaaaaaagggaaaatgccaacggcattgccgttggccaataaaagcgcGCCACATCACCCTGCTCAGCGACATGGACGTgatcgatgcatcgagcagggcCGTGCCTTCGacaagagcacagcggcgagCAGCTGCATGCGGCACCGACGACACAGACGTCGTCCTTATTGGCGAGCACCGATGCATATGCTCTTATGGCTGAAAACCTATAACATATTCCTATTTAGGATGTCCAAGATaaatgagtcatttcctttttgacattctctcacttaatttttcctctcttactttcttctctctcttactttattctcatcCACTTAACTAAACAAAACTCCATTTTGTAAAATTatgtgctgaaaagaaatgtctcacttGTTAATGGAAAGATGAAGTATATAATAGTCCTACTATTTTACTATAATTACCATTCACTAAATTTTAGTTACATCTATCATCCACTAAgtaattactaatattttacttTCCactcaattttaattaattgcgTAATTTATAGtatgaataaaaaattagatGTTGGGCTGGGCCTACATCCTCttctttaattttgaaaaacatTGAAAATTAGATTGATTATTGGGCTGGGCCTTCTTCCTCTATCATATTTGGTTTCTAAATTCGTTTGCTGAAAATGTACATAAAATGGGCGCTGGCGTTCAATACTTCAATTTCCCGGGAAACTATACCCTTGGCGCCAAACAAATAGGCACTGCCGGCGCCGGAATTGCACTTTTACGAGGGCATAATAATCTATCTTTCGCCTAAATCACTCTATGGGAAGATTAGCCGGTTTTCGCCCTCCACAATTCTCCGAGGtaagatttatttattttcaattgttCCATTCCCCTTTGCTTCGCCGCTGTAATCTATGTTTTTATTGTTCTCTgcgaattttttaaattttttctctATGGTCGAATTCGTGCTTCTGTTTTTGATAAGTAAGTACTAATTCGATCTGCTTCTTTCTAATCTGAGGGATTTCGCTTTGTCTTGGCTACGAATTAATCTACACTCACTGCTTGTTTTGGGCATATGGCAGGAGGATACGTGGTTGCCTGTCTGGCTTCAGCAATGCAATGAGGAATGGTTGGATGCCGAGACCATGGAGGAAGATTACATTACATTTGAGAAGCGGGTTGAGGTATGGTGAAAGCAGAATTTCTCTTATATGTTTTGTTAAACTTCGTGCTGCATTTACTAGGTGTTTTCACTGGTTTCTCATTTGGTCAATGCTAGCTCGAATTAGTAATATAGATCAACTTTATGTGAAGTGTATACTATTTGTTGAAGTTGCTGTTGCAATAGGGAGGTTTGTTCGATCAGGCGGCAGTCAGTATTGAAATGCTGATACATGGACAGGAATGAAATGGTTTCGTTGCAACTTTATGAAGTAGTGTACAACCAATTTCAGCTTGTTGTTTCTGCTGGAGACAAATGCCAGATCTCTTTTTCTTATGGAGTGAAAATTATTTATCTCATATTCTACTCGAAAATGTATCTCTAGGAGCCATAATCTCATGAATGTATTTAACAGGAATTTAGAGACTTTAACAGTGGAGATTCGTTGAGGGACAAAGGTGGATGTGATATTGGTCAATTATTTATGTCTGGAACTGATAGTTCTCCCTTCAGTTGTGCTCATTCTGCTAATGATGTAAGTTTCTACTGATAAAATGGATTCAGTTTCCGTTACCTTCCTTGCAATAGATAGGTGGGGATTTGTCCGTGACTGTGAGTTTTTATATTCCCAATCTTTATGTTCGAAATCTGTTTTAAGAAAGCGGCAAAGAGGTAGACTTTGTGTGCATTTAATGACGAATGATGATCCTACACAGAaacttttattctcctattcttCCTCTATTTCTCTGTTATGGCATCTATGTAATAATGCATCATCATCATTAACCAGCCCTAAAAAAAGAGGCATTCTTTTAGGCTGCTTGAAAAGGTTAGAAAATCTTAGGTATATATCCCTTGTCTGGCTTAAGCTTAATGATAAATAGAGTGTTTGTTCGTGATTCTAAATGTTCTAGACTGTAACTAAGAGTCGTATAAAGTCTGAcattatattatttttcataaataatgctaaaataGTGTTTGTGTTTATGAAGTTATGATGCAGTTTCTAGTGAAAAATAAACAAGTTCAAGGAAACATTGGTAACTATTGAACTGAGAAATCATAATGTGGCTATTTTCCTCATATTGTCCCACAAGCTGTTGCACACTTTTTGACTGTATCCTTGGACCTTGTTCTTGGCCATTATGTGAAATCTATGCTTTATAGTACATTCTTTACTCAGTGGAAAATATATTATGTACAGAATCTGGCTTACATTATGTCTTTTTCTTTCTGAAGGTGGAACACTTTCATCTTTGTCTGTCGTCAGATAGTGATTCAGAAAATGCAGCTCTAAGTAATGATGCATGTGAAACAGAGACTAATTACCCTGTTGTGGCTCAACCTATTGGAACTTTAGAAGTTCAGAAGGATGATAATTTAAGTACATATCCGGATTCTGGTGCAGTAAATTGCACCCTAATGGAAGAGTCGGAGAGGGATGATAAAAAGATCGAACTGCTGAAGCTTAATGACAATGTACATTTATCTGAACCTGCATCTGATGCCGTAGAGCTTTGTATCGCAGCATCTGAAGCACTGGTCATTAATGAATTGATCAACAGTGATTCACTTGTAAAATCTTCCTCAGCTTCAGCTATACTTGAAGCTTCTCTTAAGCTAAAGCAAGCACGGTTGGAAGTTTGGGAAAGCACCTTTCCCGACTCATTTACCATGACAAGTGACACAGATAACTTATCTGACTTGGATGATATAACTATGGAAATTGTGTATGAAGATGCTGGTATTCACTTCAGTGAGTTGCCTGGAAATGAGTTAAGTGTATCTCGAGTTAAGGATACTTTGGAATCTGAGCATAATGATGAAGTTGAACACAAGAATACAAGTACTTCCGATTGTGAAAATTCAGGTAACTATAATTTTGACAATGACGTACAATTGAAAAAGGCTTTGGCTGCCGTATATAGTGGCGGTGATCCACAAGAGATTGTAAACTGTAATCCATCTTGTGATGTGGGCACTGATGCTGGACACTGCAATGATTTCTCAATGGCTGTTAATTTTCAGGCAAACTGCCTTCCTTCAGTTGCGGCAGAGGTTCGGAAGAATGTAATCTTGATTCAAATTTATCTGTTGACAATTTTCCATCTATCTTTCAATAAACCATATGCATTTCATTTTAGACAGGCTATTGATTTGTAAAGTTCAGGGGAGGAACACAGTTAAGCAATTTGATATTAAGATGAGAATTCATATACATAGGCTGTTCCCACAATTTTTTTGCCTTTAGCTTATTGTTGGCAAGATGCATATTAAACATTATGCAAGTGTAACTGAGTATTTTTTTGGTGAAACATCCTCGATGCACATGCACTTGGTGTAGCTGTAGGCCTGTAGCAATGAAAGCTTCCCTGGCAATATAACTTATCCTGCCTCACAAGATCCAGAtaacttttaaataaattttgattgCATTTGagtttttccttttgttttaaTGTGATTTgactatttattaaattttcaaaTGCCAATGTATAACATTCAGCACCTTTAGTTTTGTACAATGTACTGATTACTGTTTTCTCCAATCTTCAGGAAGCCAATACACTCACACCAGAAAGCAATCCACATAAAAGTTATGTGAGCTCTTCTCCTATTATGAAGGGTACAGTTCTTTTTTCCTATTCCCTCTATTTTGTTTGAAAACAACTCCGAGCACAACTAGTCAATTCTCTTCTCTTTGCAGAAAACGATAATTGTAAACCAAATATAGTTCAACAAAGGTTTCAGAGCCGCTGGCTTGGTGGATGGTCAAGCAATGTAAGTAAATGTTGATGTTGCATTTTTTGTCTCATCAAACTACTATCAATAAATTACGGTTTGTGACACATGTATTAATTTGATTGAAAATTTCTATTGGAACAACTTTGCACAACCTTAAAGAAACCTCTCGACTAAGTGTTTTTTAGTTTAAAGTAATTTATTTAGCACGTAAGCACTTTTTGTACTTTGTCAGTGTTCACGTAGTTCCTTGTAATATGTTTTACCATGAATAAATCGTCTGAATTTCTCTTTCGGTATTCCTTTAGTAACTGGTAAAAAACTTGATAGAATTAGAATTACAAGCTCTTAATGACCTCAAGATAAACTTTAACTAATCTGAACTCAATTTCTCTTTTGGTATTCCTTTAGTAACACGTATATGATTTACTAGTATAAACTTAATAGAATTAGAACTACAAGCTCTTAATAACCTCAAGAAAAACTTTAACTAATCTGAACTGAAAGTCTTAAGACATGCTTTGGTAAAACTGAAGCAACAATCTGGTAATAGGAGAGTGACGagtcatctctttttttttctcaaaaacgATTAGTGTGTTTGTTTATCTCTTCTTTTTATCTGTAAGTTAGTTTTGACCTTCCCTCTTTTGCATTTCTTATTATGTTTGCAGAATGAAGTGAAGTGTGCTACTAAGAAATGCAGCATTCCAAAATCTTTTGTTGCTCAAACTAGTTTTTTGTCAGAATCTGCATATACTGCTCCAGATGTGAACTCATTTGTCCAGAATCATGATAAACAGGCCTTAGTAGCTTCTCAGCTGAGCATACGCAGTGAAAATTTCTCTGGAGCAAATGATGTTTTGTTGCTTTCTCAAGATGAAGGATCTTCAAGTCCATCCTTGGTGGACCCCCTTTGCTCAGTTGTGCCATCTAGTATTCCTGAAAATGTGTGTTCCTTACCAAATCTAAACTATGGAGACCCAGTTGTTCCTATTACAATTGAATCTAAGAAAGATAATGTGCTGGGTACCCCTTATTTTTACAATATGCCAGCTGAAGAAGAAAATATTGCCAGGCAAACAGCTGATAGCGATGTCTCAGAGGATAAAGTTTCTAGGCGATCAGCCGCTCTTAGGGATTATAGTGTGTCGTTGCCTAGCCACACAATGCTTTCTAGAAAAGATAGTCATCAGAAATGTTCATTTCTGATGGAGGTGAAGGCTGGGGCTGATCTACAAAttctaaataaagaaaatactgCTCAAAGTCTATCTCCTGTATTTAGCCATAGAACAGAATCCCACTTCCAGGATTCTATTTATTGTAGGCAAAATTTTGTTGAAGAAACACAACCAGAAAGCTTGGTGAAGCACTTGCCCTATGATAAACTGCAGTCAAAGCTATTACAATGTGAAAATCAAAGTACCCAAAAGCAACCAACGCGGAAACGAGTTCACTTTTCTGAAAGGGAAACGGACATTCCAGACAACAAAAAAGTTCCGAAGTTGCAAACTGCATCAAAACCTTGTAAGAAAAACCCTTACTTCCATATGACTCATAAATTTGAGTCGCTGATAGTTCTATATTAACGACTTTTAACATCTTTGCAGGCTATTCTACCAGAGCTGCGAAAAGGTTAACTAGACCTAGTGCTCATCTTGAGTCTAGAGCTCAACAGATGGACAGATATTTAAGAGTGAACTTggataagaagaaaaaaaggttgatATTTCAGCATATGGAATTTTTGCTTACTGGATTCtctcagcaaaaggaaaaggaaattgATGGTCTCATTAGAAAGTATGGTGGCATAGTTCTCTCTCAAATTCCATCTGCAAACGCAGAGGGAAAGAGAAGCTCTAGGTCCAAATCTCGGGCCCTTCCAGTTGTTTTATGTTTGAAGAAGGTTAGAGCCGACTTTAATGTTTTTTTCAATCTTCAGCTGTATATAAAGCATGTATATATTTTTCTGCGCAAATTTTTATCCCGTCGTGGAAGGCTG is part of the Salvia splendens isolate huo1 chromosome 6, SspV2, whole genome shotgun sequence genome and encodes:
- the LOC121807812 gene encoding uncharacterized protein LOC121807812 isoform X1, which encodes MGRLAGFRPPQFSEEDTWLPVWLQQCNEEWLDAETMEEDYITFEKRVEEFRDFNSGDSLRDKGGCDIGQLFMSGTDSSPFSCAHSANDVEHFHLCLSSDSDSENAALSNDACETETNYPVVAQPIGTLEVQKDDNLSTYPDSGAVNCTLMEESERDDKKIELLKLNDNVHLSEPASDAVELCIAASEALVINELINSDSLVKSSSASAILEASLKLKQARLEVWESTFPDSFTMTSDTDNLSDLDDITMEIVYEDAGIHFSELPGNELSVSRVKDTLESEHNDEVEHKNTSTSDCENSGNYNFDNDVQLKKALAAVYSGGDPQEIVNCNPSCDVGTDAGHCNDFSMAVNFQANCLPSVAAEVRKNEANTLTPESNPHKSYVSSSPIMKENDNCKPNIVQQRFQSRWLGGWSSNNEVKCATKKCSIPKSFVAQTSFLSESAYTAPDVNSFVQNHDKQALVASQLSIRSENFSGANDVLLLSQDEGSSSPSLVDPLCSVVPSSIPENVCSLPNLNYGDPVVPITIESKKDNVLGTPYFYNMPAEEENIARQTADSDVSEDKVSRRSAALRDYSVSLPSHTMLSRKDSHQKCSFLMEVKAGADLQILNKENTAQSLSPVFSHRTESHFQDSIYCRQNFVEETQPESLVKHLPYDKLQSKLLQCENQSTQKQPTRKRVHFSERETDIPDNKKVPKLQTASKPCYSTRAAKRLTRPSAHLESRAQQMDRYLRVNLDKKKKRLIFQHMEFLLTGFSQQKEKEIDGLIRKYGGIVLSQIPSANAEGKRSSRSKSRALPVVLCLKKIQSFKFLYGCAVNAYVLKVNWLIDSIAAGFVVQPNRYMILPMNISRNDQVYTAVKYNTHSLVFNNLGVMLHGKTKYFTNITTILKHGGGQIFKTLQGLIQTLETGRISMAVLVAEEETCASRHLRQCAMDQNIHVTSVYWIIKCLFAGQLIPLEEKGNSRHSPSIQLQRHLEPMELSQEI
- the LOC121807812 gene encoding uncharacterized protein LOC121807812 isoform X2, which codes for MGRLAGFRPPQFSEEDTWLPVWLQQCNEEWLDAETMEEDYITFEKRVEEFRDFNSGDSLRDKGGCDIGQLFMSGTDSSPFSCAHSANDVEHFHLCLSSDSDSENAALSNDACETETNYPVVAQPIGTLEVQKDDNLSTYPDSGAVNCTLMEESERDDKKIELLKLNDNVHLSEPASDAVELCIAASEALVINELINSDSLVKSSSASAILEASLKLKQARLEVWESTFPDSFTMTSDTDNLSDLDDITMEIVYEDAGIHFSELPGNELSVSRVKDTLESEHNDEVEHKNTSTSDCENSGNYNFDNDVQLKKALAAVYSGGDPQEIVNCNPSCDVGTDAGHCNDFSMAVNFQANCLPSVAAEEANTLTPESNPHKSYVSSSPIMKENDNCKPNIVQQRFQSRWLGGWSSNNEVKCATKKCSIPKSFVAQTSFLSESAYTAPDVNSFVQNHDKQALVASQLSIRSENFSGANDVLLLSQDEGSSSPSLVDPLCSVVPSSIPENVCSLPNLNYGDPVVPITIESKKDNVLGTPYFYNMPAEEENIARQTADSDVSEDKVSRRSAALRDYSVSLPSHTMLSRKDSHQKCSFLMEVKAGADLQILNKENTAQSLSPVFSHRTESHFQDSIYCRQNFVEETQPESLVKHLPYDKLQSKLLQCENQSTQKQPTRKRVHFSERETDIPDNKKVPKLQTASKPCYSTRAAKRLTRPSAHLESRAQQMDRYLRVNLDKKKKRLIFQHMEFLLTGFSQQKEKEIDGLIRKYGGIVLSQIPSANAEGKRSSRSKSRALPVVLCLKKIQSFKFLYGCAVNAYVLKVNWLIDSIAAGFVVQPNRYMILPMNISRNDQVYTAVKYNTHSLVFNNLGVMLHGKTKYFTNITTILKHGGGQIFKTLQGLIQTLETGRISMAVLVAEEETCASRHLRQCAMDQNIHVTSVYWIIKCLFAGQLIPLEEKGNSRHSPSIQLQRHLEPMELSQEI
- the LOC121807812 gene encoding uncharacterized protein LOC121807812 isoform X3, translated to MEEDYITFEKRVEEFRDFNSGDSLRDKGGCDIGQLFMSGTDSSPFSCAHSANDVEHFHLCLSSDSDSENAALSNDACETETNYPVVAQPIGTLEVQKDDNLSTYPDSGAVNCTLMEESERDDKKIELLKLNDNVHLSEPASDAVELCIAASEALVINELINSDSLVKSSSASAILEASLKLKQARLEVWESTFPDSFTMTSDTDNLSDLDDITMEIVYEDAGIHFSELPGNELSVSRVKDTLESEHNDEVEHKNTSTSDCENSGNYNFDNDVQLKKALAAVYSGGDPQEIVNCNPSCDVGTDAGHCNDFSMAVNFQANCLPSVAAEVRKNEANTLTPESNPHKSYVSSSPIMKENDNCKPNIVQQRFQSRWLGGWSSNNEVKCATKKCSIPKSFVAQTSFLSESAYTAPDVNSFVQNHDKQALVASQLSIRSENFSGANDVLLLSQDEGSSSPSLVDPLCSVVPSSIPENVCSLPNLNYGDPVVPITIESKKDNVLGTPYFYNMPAEEENIARQTADSDVSEDKVSRRSAALRDYSVSLPSHTMLSRKDSHQKCSFLMEVKAGADLQILNKENTAQSLSPVFSHRTESHFQDSIYCRQNFVEETQPESLVKHLPYDKLQSKLLQCENQSTQKQPTRKRVHFSERETDIPDNKKVPKLQTASKPCYSTRAAKRLTRPSAHLESRAQQMDRYLRVNLDKKKKRLIFQHMEFLLTGFSQQKEKEIDGLIRKYGGIVLSQIPSANAEGKRSSRSKSRALPVVLCLKKIQSFKFLYGCAVNAYVLKVNWLIDSIAAGFVVQPNRYMILPMNISRNDQVYTAVKYNTHSLVFNNLGVMLHGKTKYFTNITTILKHGGGQIFKTLQGLIQTLETGRISMAVLVAEEETCASRHLRQCAMDQNIHVTSVYWIIKCLFAGQLIPLEEKGNSRHSPSIQLQRHLEPMELSQEI